A window of the Microbulbifer aggregans genome harbors these coding sequences:
- a CDS encoding DUF2884 family protein — MWKPLLIAVALGFSGAASADNLQFGSDDNENCNIDIRHNVRLGPAFIDVREKAGAPESLFHYEVPGTLLVEGEAVSLNEEQQALMARYYGQMHEASRNLSLVSLLAVDVALHGVSIALTTLAGLDHPDAQELRLTMAEVERRAYQRFSEQDGVYTLGTEGIEEFVEETIGKDLEPRLEQIAMDSAGTIAWNALKAAFTGGRSIERQAEQAAEAAEGAIEEKAEALEAMTDSLCRQLEAIDQTESEVHAAIPQLAAYDLINLE; from the coding sequence ATGTGGAAACCCCTGTTGATCGCTGTTGCTCTCGGCTTCAGCGGCGCGGCAAGCGCCGATAACCTGCAGTTCGGCAGTGACGATAATGAAAACTGCAATATCGATATCCGGCACAATGTTCGCCTTGGGCCGGCGTTTATCGATGTGCGCGAGAAAGCCGGCGCTCCTGAATCCCTGTTCCATTACGAAGTGCCCGGCACCTTGCTTGTAGAAGGTGAGGCGGTTTCCCTGAACGAGGAACAGCAGGCCCTGATGGCCCGCTACTACGGCCAGATGCACGAGGCCAGCCGCAACCTGAGCTTGGTTTCCCTGCTGGCAGTGGATGTCGCCCTGCACGGTGTCAGCATTGCGCTGACCACCCTCGCCGGGCTGGATCACCCCGATGCCCAGGAACTTCGGCTGACCATGGCAGAGGTCGAAAGGCGTGCCTACCAGCGCTTCAGTGAACAGGACGGCGTGTACACCCTCGGTACCGAGGGTATAGAGGAGTTTGTCGAAGAGACGATCGGCAAGGACCTGGAACCGCGCCTGGAACAGATCGCCATGGACTCTGCCGGCACCATCGCCTGGAATGCTCTGAAAGCTGCATTCACCGGTGGCCGCAGTATCGAGCGCCAGGCTGAGCAGGCCGCCGAGGCAGCAGAAGGCGCCATCGAAGAAAAGGCCGAGGCGCTGGAAGCGATGACAGACAGCCTCTGCCGCCAGCTGGAAGCCATCGACCAGACCGAATCAGAAGTCCATGCCGCCATTCCCCAACTGGCTGCCTACGACCTGATCAATCTCGAGTGA
- a CDS encoding PKD domain-containing protein yields the protein MTIKRTWLGRLAVASASILLFACGGGGGSGGNDSEQQPENQAPAVTVSATSLKEGTSIDISATATDSDGSIASYSWAQKSGLTLTLENTDSQTVTVTAPDITEDSTATLTITVTDDDGAQASADVVVTVLANIISVTLEGKVTDNPVANANILFTVGEQEFTTTADSNGLYSIALSVDDSRSADMVRAEATSTDEPQLKLVSLMGSLSSLVTAAGSDELVTREEHLPVNITNLSTALAAQVEKGEPGSISSDEELTARKKLLNGGVVFQLATLIKLVLDYSDTPSVDIPEGIMDTYSLASNRELAANLAGKIQLDNTPVYQTAINAILDDPELVAIQPQQGTDWLDDTYYFTSSAAVPAPFTESATIHFGYKLELEPQGTGILTGREEKSALSWENGANGLSISGAEFVTENYEFDNNLGTQIRVQTVIQPRQILWLDHNQQVDWIAVIGNKFNRYPDGEYPSTDPVSFTGATMAVREAGTENAKDIIQTGFIYSLPVPTIQGEVTDPSSSIPYPDFDIQAVQMIFSGSVETGGSATITKDTITGNGTPSELQLAAGWSINSDGHLLVDNVLGASAEYVFLERDDLQTPLTFVITNDGTNERSLIANGYLKEAPAWSADRAVGMYRHPEDFYTPLQPFWFEVNADGSALTVSGWDANGDNQLSSDEFSQMPGLWKINTAGNLVIRRYRELNGPYCEPAAWDPAQTDSCLLYHEREWVLHQEIDNDKIGLRHYHRFFYAPFRDPLASAPDDHELWFASIFNIYFEKIDERPFPIDSM from the coding sequence ATGACAATAAAAAGAACCTGGCTTGGCAGACTCGCCGTAGCAAGTGCCAGCATATTGCTTTTTGCCTGTGGTGGCGGGGGAGGTAGTGGAGGCAACGACAGTGAACAGCAGCCGGAGAATCAGGCTCCCGCCGTCACTGTGAGTGCCACCAGCCTCAAAGAAGGGACTTCAATTGACATCAGTGCCACCGCAACAGACAGCGATGGCTCGATTGCCTCCTACTCCTGGGCACAAAAGTCAGGACTGACACTAACTCTAGAAAATACTGATTCGCAAACCGTTACTGTTACTGCGCCAGATATCACTGAAGACAGTACGGCCACTCTCACCATTACCGTCACGGATGATGATGGTGCGCAAGCTTCAGCAGATGTAGTCGTTACCGTGCTTGCCAATATCATCAGTGTGACCCTAGAGGGCAAGGTTACCGATAACCCAGTGGCCAATGCCAACATCCTATTCACAGTCGGTGAGCAGGAGTTTACGACCACTGCTGATAGCAATGGCCTTTACTCCATTGCACTCAGTGTTGATGACAGCCGCTCAGCTGATATGGTTCGTGCCGAGGCAACGAGTACTGATGAGCCGCAGCTAAAGCTCGTTTCCCTAATGGGCAGCCTCTCCTCCCTGGTAACCGCTGCCGGAAGTGACGAACTGGTAACACGAGAGGAACACCTTCCGGTAAACATTACAAATCTTTCCACGGCATTGGCAGCACAAGTGGAAAAGGGTGAACCGGGCAGCATATCTTCCGACGAAGAGCTGACAGCACGAAAGAAATTATTGAATGGTGGCGTAGTCTTCCAGCTCGCCACACTGATAAAGCTGGTGCTCGATTATTCAGACACACCAAGTGTCGACATCCCAGAAGGCATTATGGACACCTATTCTCTGGCTTCTAACCGGGAATTGGCAGCAAATCTTGCCGGAAAAATTCAGCTTGATAACACACCGGTCTATCAAACGGCCATCAATGCCATTCTTGACGACCCAGAACTGGTTGCCATTCAGCCGCAACAGGGCACAGACTGGCTGGATGATACATATTATTTTACTTCCAGCGCCGCCGTGCCGGCTCCATTCACTGAGTCTGCCACAATCCACTTCGGTTACAAGCTCGAACTTGAGCCGCAAGGAACGGGAATCCTCACTGGACGAGAAGAAAAGTCAGCTCTTTCTTGGGAGAACGGCGCCAATGGGCTATCTATCTCAGGTGCCGAATTCGTTACGGAAAACTACGAATTTGATAACAACCTTGGGACCCAGATTCGTGTACAAACTGTAATTCAACCTCGTCAGATTCTCTGGCTCGATCACAATCAGCAAGTTGATTGGATTGCGGTTATCGGCAATAAATTTAATCGTTACCCGGACGGCGAATATCCGTCGACTGACCCTGTTAGTTTCACCGGTGCCACAATGGCGGTTCGCGAAGCTGGTACGGAAAATGCCAAAGATATTATTCAGACGGGGTTTATTTACAGCCTTCCTGTTCCCACCATACAGGGAGAAGTCACAGACCCATCATCTTCAATTCCTTATCCCGACTTCGATATCCAAGCTGTACAAATGATTTTCTCAGGCAGCGTGGAGACTGGAGGCAGCGCCACAATCACCAAGGACACCATTACAGGGAATGGTACACCTTCTGAGTTACAACTTGCTGCGGGTTGGTCCATCAACAGTGATGGACATTTGTTGGTTGATAATGTGCTGGGCGCATCTGCAGAGTACGTCTTCCTTGAGCGAGATGACTTGCAAACTCCGCTAACTTTCGTAATCACGAACGACGGCACCAACGAGAGATCCCTGATTGCCAACGGCTATCTGAAGGAGGCTCCGGCTTGGTCAGCCGACCGGGCAGTGGGGATGTACCGACACCCAGAAGACTTTTATACCCCTCTACAACCGTTCTGGTTCGAGGTAAATGCCGACGGCAGTGCACTGACTGTCTCGGGCTGGGATGCCAACGGGGACAACCAGCTCAGCTCGGATGAGTTTTCTCAGATGCCGGGTCTCTGGAAGATCAACACAGCTGGCAACCTGGTTATCCGCCGATATAGAGAGCTTAATGGTCCATACTGCGAACCGGCAGCTTGGGATCCCGCACAAACAGATTCCTGCCTCCTGTACCATGAAAGAGAGTGGGTCCTGCACCAAGAAATCGATAACGATAAGATTGGGCTACGCCATTACCACCGCTTCTTCTACGCCCCTTTCCGGGATCCATTAGCTAGCGCGCCAGATGACCATGAGCTCTGGTTCGCATCGATCTTTAATATCTATTTTGAAAAGATAGATGAGCGTCCATTTCCCATAGACAGCATGTGA
- a CDS encoding zinc-dependent metalloprotease, which yields MRLRDTLLVLVLTLCSVAVQADSVADYTSGMVRYEGFHDFYWDETEGRVLLEVDAFDRELLLLTGLAQGLGSNPVGLDRNQVGDTRLVRFERVGNKVLLHQLNTRYRANSGNSAERRAVEEAFASSVLWGFEVLAESEGSTLVDLTPFLLSDQHGIASRLKDTGQGSYALDQGKSAVYLPRTKNFPKNSEFEASLTFAGGSPGNYVQEVVPTPTLVTLRQHVSLVELPDNDYQPRKFHSNSGYFPLIYRDYATAIDESMDQRLIYRHRLEKKSGSDEPVEPIIYYVDSGVPEPVRSALIEGASWWNQAFEAAGFKNAFQVKLLPEDADPLDVRYNVINWVHRSTRGWSYGYSIADPRTGEILKGNVTLGSLRVRQDFLIAQGLLQPFGSDEADTSALKEMALARIRQLSAHEVGHTLGLAHNFAASAADRASVMDYPAPLVTLKDGELDLEQAYDSGIGRWDKLAIMYGYGSGDSETSYLDSVLSLAQEEGLRFISDPDSRTINNAHAASHLWDNGADPLQEFERMARLRSHALENFSTAANRPDTPRSALEETLVPVYYGHRYQAEAVGKLIGGLDYDYLDNDDPAPSYSLVSAERQEQAVSALLGTLNPEFLRLPEDVLNLLPPKAYGYSRNRESFPAYTGVSFDAVAAAEAAAGHTLDILLEPQRAARLLQQSARFPDLPGFGTVLQRLTENALENGRYSGLEAAIHQRVNHVYVHKLMALSANTQAPEAVRASANMALARFLHGIGAMKLFGDDSENYNAHYYHQAQRINAFNQGKLDVSAEKLKAMPPGSPI from the coding sequence ATGCGCTTGCGCGATACTCTTTTGGTACTGGTCCTGACGCTTTGCAGCGTAGCAGTCCAGGCTGACAGTGTTGCCGACTATACCTCCGGGATGGTTCGGTATGAGGGGTTTCATGATTTCTACTGGGATGAGACCGAGGGGCGGGTGTTGCTGGAAGTGGACGCGTTTGATCGCGAGCTGCTCCTCCTCACTGGCCTTGCCCAGGGGTTGGGGTCAAACCCGGTCGGGCTGGACCGCAACCAGGTGGGTGATACCCGGCTGGTACGCTTTGAGCGCGTCGGCAACAAGGTGCTCTTGCACCAGCTGAATACCCGATATCGAGCGAATTCAGGGAACTCGGCCGAGCGTCGTGCGGTGGAGGAGGCATTTGCCTCTTCAGTGCTCTGGGGCTTTGAGGTGTTGGCTGAAAGCGAGGGCAGTACGCTGGTGGACCTCACACCTTTCCTGCTCAGCGATCAGCATGGTATTGCCAGCCGTCTCAAGGATACCGGGCAGGGAAGTTACGCCCTGGATCAGGGCAAATCCGCGGTTTACCTGCCGCGCACCAAGAACTTTCCCAAAAACAGCGAGTTCGAAGCCAGCCTGACTTTTGCCGGCGGTTCTCCCGGCAACTATGTTCAGGAGGTTGTGCCGACTCCTACCCTGGTGACCCTGAGACAGCATGTCTCTCTGGTAGAGCTGCCGGACAACGATTACCAGCCGCGGAAATTCCACAGTAACAGCGGCTACTTCCCCCTGATCTATCGAGATTACGCCACGGCCATTGATGAATCGATGGATCAGCGTCTGATCTATCGTCATCGCCTGGAGAAAAAGTCCGGCAGTGATGAGCCGGTGGAACCGATCATCTATTACGTTGATTCCGGGGTGCCGGAGCCCGTTCGCAGTGCCCTGATTGAGGGCGCCAGCTGGTGGAATCAGGCCTTTGAGGCTGCGGGCTTCAAGAACGCATTCCAGGTGAAGTTGCTGCCTGAAGATGCCGATCCCCTGGATGTCCGCTACAACGTCATCAACTGGGTACACCGGTCTACGAGAGGTTGGTCCTACGGCTATTCCATTGCCGACCCGCGCACCGGTGAGATCCTCAAGGGCAATGTCACCCTGGGCTCCCTGCGAGTGCGGCAGGACTTCCTGATTGCCCAGGGCCTGTTGCAGCCGTTCGGCAGTGATGAGGCAGATACCAGTGCGCTGAAAGAAATGGCTCTGGCCCGTATCCGCCAGCTCTCCGCCCATGAAGTGGGCCACACGCTGGGGCTGGCCCACAACTTTGCGGCCAGTGCGGCTGACCGTGCTTCCGTCATGGACTACCCGGCACCGCTGGTGACCCTGAAAGATGGCGAACTCGATTTGGAGCAGGCTTACGATAGCGGTATTGGACGCTGGGACAAACTGGCCATCATGTATGGTTACGGTAGCGGCGACAGTGAAACGAGCTACCTCGACAGCGTGCTGAGCCTGGCCCAGGAGGAAGGCTTGCGGTTTATCTCCGATCCGGACTCACGCACTATCAACAATGCCCATGCTGCCTCCCATCTATGGGACAACGGTGCTGATCCGCTGCAGGAGTTTGAACGCATGGCCCGGCTCAGGTCCCATGCATTGGAAAACTTCTCCACGGCGGCCAATCGCCCTGATACGCCACGTTCGGCCCTCGAGGAAACCCTGGTACCGGTCTATTACGGACACCGTTACCAGGCCGAGGCCGTGGGTAAGCTGATCGGTGGTCTGGACTATGACTACCTCGATAACGACGACCCGGCCCCTAGTTATTCCCTGGTATCCGCTGAGCGGCAAGAGCAGGCGGTCAGTGCGCTGCTGGGAACACTGAATCCAGAGTTCCTCCGCCTGCCAGAGGATGTTCTGAACCTGCTGCCACCCAAGGCCTACGGTTACTCGCGCAACCGTGAAAGCTTCCCCGCCTATACCGGTGTCAGCTTTGACGCGGTTGCGGCTGCGGAGGCTGCAGCAGGGCATACGCTGGATATTCTGCTCGAGCCCCAGCGTGCGGCACGTCTGCTGCAGCAGTCGGCCCGTTTCCCCGATCTGCCAGGCTTTGGCACCGTTCTGCAGCGCCTGACCGAGAACGCGCTAGAAAATGGTCGCTACAGTGGTCTGGAGGCCGCCATTCACCAGCGGGTGAACCATGTCTATGTGCACAAGCTCATGGCCCTCAGCGCCAATACTCAGGCGCCGGAGGCCGTCCGTGCGAGCGCTAACATGGCGCTTGCTCGCTTCCTGCACGGGATTGGAGCTATGAAGCTCTTTGGTGACGATTCAGAGAATTACAATGCGCACTATTACCACCAGGCGCAGCGGATTAACGCCTTCAATCAGGGAAAGCTGGACGTGAGTGCTGAAAAATTGAAAGCAATGCCGCCGGGCTCACCGATCTGA
- a CDS encoding S8 family serine peptidase: MSKLFSVFTASALAMAVSAQTSAAADERYIVKFQNGKGAAVKSQLQKAGGRSALSLDKHNAVAAYLPERALRAMQNNPNVEYVEKDAKRYLMAQEVPFGIPMVQADQVSDMATGNRTVCIIDSGYDLGHEDLSGNAVTGSNDGGTGNWYEDQNGHGTHVAGTIAAINNSVGVVGVMPSANVNLHIVKVFNADGWGYSSSLVAAADTCAANGADVINMSLGGSFKSRTEDQAFASLLSQGVLSIAAAGNDGNTRHSYPASYDSVMSIAAVDSNKMIADFSQQTDQVELAGPGVDVLSSVPTGSATVSSVSVGGSAVDSSGMEGSPLDSASGALVDCGLGESACTDAAGEICLISRGNISFADKVLACEAGGGIGAIIYNNEPGMLYGTLGEVATSIPSVGISDTDGAALMGQLGTSATVTVEPGDYAYFNGTSMATPHVAGVAALVWSHFESCSASDIRAAMNATAEDLGAAGRDNAYGYGLVQAKAAFDYLTANGCGGGTGGGDTGGGGNGGGKGGGKPK; the protein is encoded by the coding sequence ATGAGCAAGCTTTTCTCCGTGTTCACTGCCAGTGCACTCGCAATGGCAGTATCTGCCCAGACATCCGCCGCGGCAGATGAACGCTATATCGTTAAATTCCAGAATGGCAAAGGCGCAGCTGTAAAGTCACAGCTACAAAAGGCCGGCGGTCGCTCAGCGCTGTCGCTGGACAAGCACAATGCCGTTGCCGCCTACTTGCCAGAGCGTGCCCTGCGCGCCATGCAGAATAATCCCAATGTGGAGTACGTAGAGAAAGACGCCAAGCGTTATCTCATGGCGCAGGAAGTGCCCTTTGGCATTCCTATGGTTCAAGCAGACCAGGTCAGCGATATGGCTACGGGCAATCGCACCGTCTGCATCATCGACTCCGGTTACGACCTCGGCCATGAAGACCTGTCCGGCAATGCCGTGACTGGCTCCAATGACGGCGGCACCGGCAACTGGTACGAAGACCAGAACGGACACGGCACCCATGTGGCCGGTACCATCGCCGCCATCAATAACAGCGTCGGCGTCGTCGGCGTGATGCCCAGCGCCAATGTGAACCTGCATATCGTCAAGGTGTTCAATGCCGATGGCTGGGGCTACTCCTCTTCCCTGGTAGCCGCTGCCGACACCTGTGCCGCCAACGGTGCTGACGTGATCAATATGAGTCTCGGTGGCTCTTTCAAGTCCCGTACCGAAGACCAGGCCTTCGCCAGCCTGCTGAGCCAGGGTGTGCTGTCTATTGCAGCCGCCGGTAACGATGGCAATACCCGCCACTCCTACCCGGCTTCCTACGATTCCGTCATGTCCATCGCGGCTGTCGATAGCAACAAGATGATTGCCGACTTCTCCCAGCAGACCGATCAGGTCGAGCTGGCAGGTCCCGGCGTGGATGTGCTCTCCAGTGTGCCGACCGGTAGCGCTACTGTGAGCTCGGTGTCAGTCGGAGGCAGTGCGGTAGATTCTTCCGGGATGGAAGGGAGTCCCCTGGATTCCGCGTCCGGCGCTCTGGTGGATTGCGGTCTGGGTGAATCCGCCTGTACCGACGCTGCCGGCGAGATCTGCCTGATCTCCCGCGGCAACATCAGCTTTGCCGACAAGGTGCTGGCCTGTGAGGCCGGCGGTGGTATTGGCGCCATCATCTACAACAATGAGCCTGGCATGCTGTACGGCACTCTGGGCGAAGTAGCCACCAGTATCCCGTCTGTCGGCATCTCCGATACGGACGGTGCGGCGCTGATGGGCCAGCTGGGCACCTCCGCTACCGTTACCGTTGAGCCGGGTGACTACGCCTACTTTAACGGCACCTCCATGGCGACTCCGCATGTGGCCGGCGTAGCGGCTCTGGTATGGAGCCACTTCGAGAGCTGCTCTGCCAGCGACATCCGCGCGGCCATGAATGCCACCGCGGAAGACCTGGGCGCAGCCGGTCGTGACAACGCCTACGGCTACGGTCTGGTCCAGGCGAAGGCCGCCTTTGACTACCTGACAGCCAATGGTTGTGGTGGCGGCACCGGCGGTGGTGACACCGGCGGTGGCGGCAATGGCGGTGGCAAAGGGGGCGGTAAGCCCAAGTAA
- a CDS encoding DUF350 domain-containing protein → MQIEFLTATLFNIGVNILYTILALFIGMISLILIDKKLLRHVDIEGELKNGNIAVAIFASTILIFVALIISFGLKG, encoded by the coding sequence ATGCAAATAGAATTCCTTACTGCGACGCTGTTCAACATCGGTGTCAATATTCTGTACACAATCCTGGCGCTGTTTATCGGTATGATCTCCCTGATCCTGATCGATAAGAAATTACTGCGACACGTGGATATCGAGGGCGAGCTCAAGAACGGCAATATCGCCGTTGCAATCTTTGCATCAACGATCCTGATCTTCGTTGCCCTGATCATCTCCTTTGGGCTGAAAGGCTGA
- a CDS encoding M16 family metallopeptidase, with product MKTVRPFWIPAVLALALSGCGEPPQPGSNSGQASADTKSPLATSQTAITPLKIPYEKFTLDNGLRVIVHEDRKAPIVSVGIWYHVGSKDEKPGRTGFAHLFEHLMFNGSENYNDEFFKPFEAAGATGMNGTTWLDRTNYFETVPSNALDMALWMESDRMGHLLGAVTQEKLDEQRGVVQNEKRQGQNQPYGKVWEQMQKAIFPEGHPYSWTTIGSMEDLNAASLEDVHNWFKQYYGAANTVLVLAGDIDLETAKEKANKYFGDIPAGPPLIKKEAWIAKRDESKREKMFDRVAQSRIYKVWNAPYMGHEDSNALSLAAAVLGSGKNSRLYERLVYKDQIATSVETALYEFELASVLQVIADAKTGVELATVEAAIEEELARFMEEGPTEEELARVIMSEYAESARNLEQVGGWSGKGVILARGELYHGDPNALLVDIDEKQQLSPEQVRTAAKEWLASGDYNLEVRPFPEYKVASAGADRSELPDTGEFPSVPFPQLQTTELSNGLKVVLAERHAVPMVNMHLMFDAGYAADLGQTLGTAGYTMSMLKEGTSNFTALELDARQEMLGARIYANTQIDVSNVGLEALTSTLDESVALFADVVIRPTFAEEEIERKRTRWLAMIDQEKTRPVQMALRTLPPLLYGEDHAYGVPLTGSGTKESINALTREDLVRHHQTWIRPDNATMVVAGDITMDALTEKLEQHFADWRAPEAPMPQKNLAQVPLPAEARVFLIDKPDSEQSIIIGGLLDSSDRTTDSEALDMMNDILGGTFTSRINMNLREDKSWAYGAFSFLIDTKGQQPFLVYAPVQTDKTSESIKELQKELRGYIGTAPAEMAELQKVKDKRVNELPGRFETINAILGATREMVKYERPLDYMDGYADLIRNADLDTIHSLARETIKPDQFTWVIVGDKRKIADGIRDLDIAPIVEIDADGNLVEEADIASGQ from the coding sequence ATGAAAACCGTACGTCCGTTCTGGATTCCGGCGGTATTGGCGCTAGCGCTATCTGGCTGCGGGGAACCACCGCAACCAGGCAGCAACTCCGGGCAGGCTTCCGCCGACACGAAGTCACCGCTCGCCACCAGCCAGACTGCCATCACTCCCCTGAAGATCCCCTACGAAAAATTCACCCTCGACAACGGCCTGCGTGTCATCGTGCACGAAGATCGCAAGGCACCGATCGTTTCTGTGGGTATCTGGTATCACGTGGGCTCCAAGGACGAAAAGCCCGGGCGCACCGGTTTTGCGCACCTGTTCGAACATCTGATGTTCAATGGCTCGGAAAACTATAACGACGAGTTTTTCAAGCCATTTGAAGCCGCCGGCGCAACCGGGATGAACGGCACTACCTGGCTCGATCGCACCAATTACTTCGAAACAGTGCCCAGCAATGCGCTGGATATGGCACTGTGGATGGAATCTGATCGGATGGGCCACCTGCTTGGTGCCGTCACCCAGGAAAAGCTCGATGAGCAGCGCGGCGTGGTTCAGAACGAAAAGCGCCAGGGTCAGAACCAGCCTTACGGGAAAGTCTGGGAACAGATGCAGAAGGCAATTTTCCCCGAAGGTCACCCGTACTCCTGGACCACGATCGGCTCCATGGAGGACCTGAACGCGGCTTCACTCGAGGACGTCCATAACTGGTTCAAGCAGTATTATGGCGCAGCCAATACCGTACTGGTCCTTGCCGGTGATATCGATTTGGAGACTGCGAAAGAAAAGGCCAATAAATATTTCGGTGATATCCCCGCCGGGCCACCACTGATCAAGAAGGAAGCCTGGATCGCCAAGCGCGATGAATCCAAGCGCGAAAAAATGTTCGACCGAGTGGCTCAGTCACGTATCTACAAAGTGTGGAATGCGCCTTACATGGGTCATGAGGACAGTAATGCGCTCTCCCTGGCTGCAGCCGTGCTCGGCTCCGGTAAGAACTCCCGCCTGTATGAGCGCCTGGTCTACAAGGACCAGATCGCTACCAGCGTCGAAACGGCACTCTATGAGTTTGAGCTCGCCTCTGTTTTACAGGTCATTGCCGATGCCAAGACCGGCGTTGAACTGGCCACAGTAGAAGCAGCGATCGAAGAAGAGCTCGCGCGCTTTATGGAGGAAGGCCCGACCGAAGAAGAACTGGCCCGGGTCATCATGAGCGAGTACGCCGAGAGCGCCCGCAATCTGGAGCAGGTTGGCGGCTGGAGCGGCAAGGGTGTGATTCTGGCCCGTGGTGAGCTGTACCACGGGGACCCCAACGCCCTGCTGGTAGATATCGACGAGAAACAGCAGCTTTCCCCAGAGCAAGTGCGCACCGCAGCCAAGGAGTGGCTGGCAAGTGGCGACTACAACCTCGAAGTCCGTCCGTTCCCCGAGTACAAGGTGGCCAGCGCGGGCGCAGACCGATCAGAATTGCCCGACACTGGCGAATTCCCGAGTGTGCCATTCCCGCAACTGCAGACCACCGAGCTCTCCAACGGTCTGAAGGTCGTGCTGGCCGAGCGGCATGCTGTACCGATGGTCAACATGCACTTGATGTTTGACGCTGGCTACGCGGCAGACCTGGGACAAACCCTCGGCACCGCTGGTTACACCATGTCGATGCTGAAGGAAGGGACCAGTAATTTCACTGCGCTTGAACTCGATGCCCGCCAGGAAATGCTCGGTGCGCGTATCTATGCCAATACTCAGATCGATGTCTCCAACGTGGGCCTCGAGGCGCTGACCAGCACCCTCGATGAATCCGTTGCACTGTTCGCCGATGTGGTGATTCGCCCCACCTTCGCTGAGGAAGAGATCGAGCGCAAACGCACTCGCTGGCTGGCGATGATCGATCAGGAAAAAACCCGGCCAGTGCAAATGGCATTGCGCACGCTGCCGCCACTGCTCTACGGTGAGGATCACGCTTACGGGGTGCCGCTTACCGGCAGTGGCACCAAGGAATCGATCAACGCCCTGACCAGAGAGGATCTGGTCCGGCACCACCAGACATGGATTCGTCCAGACAACGCGACCATGGTCGTCGCGGGTGATATCACCATGGATGCTCTGACCGAAAAACTGGAACAGCATTTCGCAGACTGGCGTGCGCCGGAAGCACCAATGCCGCAAAAGAACCTGGCTCAGGTTCCGCTGCCGGCAGAGGCTCGCGTGTTCCTGATCGATAAGCCGGACTCGGAGCAGTCCATCATCATTGGCGGCCTGCTGGATTCTTCGGACAGGACCACTGACAGCGAAGCTCTGGATATGATGAACGATATCCTCGGCGGTACTTTTACCTCGCGTATCAATATGAACCTGCGCGAAGATAAGAGCTGGGCTTATGGCGCCTTCTCCTTCCTCATCGATACCAAGGGCCAGCAGCCATTCCTTGTCTATGCGCCGGTGCAAACAGACAAAACCAGTGAGTCTATAAAGGAACTGCAAAAGGAGCTGCGTGGTTACATCGGTACAGCGCCCGCTGAGATGGCCGAGCTGCAAAAGGTCAAGGACAAGCGTGTCAATGAATTGCCGGGGCGCTTCGAGACCATCAACGCGATCCTCGGTGCAACCCGGGAGATGGTGAAATACGAGCGTCCGCTGGATTACATGGATGGCTATGCCGACCTGATCCGTAACGCTGACCTGGATACCATCCACAGCCTCGCTCGCGAGACTATCAAGCCCGATCAGTTCACCTGGGTGATTGTCGGTGATAAGCGCAAGATCGCCGATGGCATCCGCGACCTGGATATCGCGCCGATCGTCGAAATCGACGCAGATGGCAATCTGGTGGAAGAAGCGGATATCGCCAGCGGTCAGTGA
- a CDS encoding transglutaminase-like domain-containing protein: protein MRNWLLLSAVTASLIAPHLALKIGGYYEDTHSPPDALLVQESLSAINTGPDIQDSQRGVVRVQGSNQPLTENFLHRAVSARSEQDSAYVSIWHWQGVRDATASARGLDQKHHFANSYLVGFQPFKTRELWVPLYTLATRKEYQYDHLQYSGLADIWQTSRQAFFQKRGDCEDHAILLADWLINLGVDARVAMGSYNGEGHAWVVAIVNNQEYLLEATSKRRESSWQAMPLAALAEGYEVEFQFNRHFFWAKRSKEATRKYRGSHWIKKSQFIRG, encoded by the coding sequence ATGCGCAACTGGCTACTCCTCAGCGCAGTAACCGCCTCCCTGATCGCGCCACATCTGGCGCTGAAGATCGGTGGCTACTATGAGGATACCCATAGCCCGCCTGATGCCCTATTGGTTCAGGAATCCCTTTCTGCCATCAATACGGGCCCGGACATTCAGGACAGCCAACGGGGGGTGGTAAGAGTTCAGGGAAGCAACCAGCCGCTGACGGAGAATTTCCTGCACCGGGCCGTCTCAGCACGGAGCGAGCAGGACAGCGCTTACGTATCCATATGGCACTGGCAGGGTGTGCGCGATGCGACGGCCTCTGCCCGGGGGCTGGATCAGAAGCATCATTTTGCCAACAGTTACCTGGTGGGCTTCCAGCCCTTCAAGACCCGGGAACTCTGGGTGCCACTTTATACCCTCGCCACCCGTAAGGAGTATCAGTACGACCACCTGCAGTATTCCGGGCTGGCCGATATCTGGCAGACCTCACGCCAGGCCTTTTTCCAGAAGCGCGGCGATTGTGAGGACCACGCCATCCTGCTGGCAGATTGGCTGATCAACCTCGGCGTCGATGCACGCGTGGCAATGGGCAGCTACAACGGCGAGGGTCATGCCTGGGTGGTGGCGATAGTCAATAATCAGGAGTACTTACTGGAAGCCACCAGTAAAAGGCGAGAGAGCAGCTGGCAGGCCATGCCGTTGGCCGCACTGGCAGAAGGCTACGAAGTGGAATTCCAGTTTAACCGCCACTTCTTCTGGGCCAAGCGCAGCAAAGAGGCCACCAGAAAGTACCGGGGTAGTCACTGGATCAAGAAGTCACAGTTTATCCGCGGATAA